In Chaetodon trifascialis isolate fChaTrf1 chromosome 4, fChaTrf1.hap1, whole genome shotgun sequence, one DNA window encodes the following:
- the gpr52 gene encoding G-protein coupled receptor 52 — MNQSELTTDPVLTANSSHGDFFPGRASNLSCPLGWGLNEGLGACVLETAVIVLLTVLIIAGNLTVIFVFHCAPLLHHYTTSYFIQTMAYADLLVGLSCLVPTLSLLHYPAGVQEPITCQVFSYVISVLKSVSMACLACISVDRYLAITKPLSYNQLVTPCRLRGCITLIWVYSSLVFLPSFFGWGKPGYHGDIFEWCAHSWPTSALFTGFVVCLLYAPAALVVCFTYYHIFRICQQHNREISERRARFPSQEMEAGEGGGGGHHGGHGPDRRYAMVLFRITSVFYMLWLPYIIYFLLESSHVLDSPALSFITTWLAISNSFCNCVIYSLSNSVFRLGMRRLSQTMCSFSHCAADDRDFGEPKPRKRANSCSI, encoded by the coding sequence ATGAACCAGTCTGAACTGACAACGGACCCGGTGCTCACTGCCAACAGCAGCCATGGAGACTTCTTTCCTGGCAGGGCCTCCAACCTCTCTTGTCCTTTGGGCTGGGGCCTGAACGAAGGCCTCGGGGCTTGCGTTCTGGAGACTGCTGTCATCGTACTTCTGACAGTGCTCATTATTGCAGGGAACCTGACGGTGATCTTTGTGTTCCACTGTGCTCCTCTGCTACACCACTACACCACCAGTTACTTCATCCAGACCATGGCCTACGCTGACCTGCTGGTGGGTCTTAGCTGCCTGGTGCCCACCCTGTCTCTGCTTCACTACCCAGCAGGTGTCCAGGAGCCCATCACATGCCAGGTCTTCAGCTATGTCATCTCTGTTCTGAAGAGTGTTTCAATGGCCTGCTTGGCTTGTATCAGTGTGGACCGCTATCTGGCCATAACTAAACCACTATCTTATAACCAGCTGGTGACGCCATGCCGACTACGAGGCTGCATCACCCTAATCTGGGTCTACTCTAGCCTGGTTTTCTTGCCCTCCTTCTTTGGGTGGGGTAAGCCAGGCTATCATGGAGACATTTTTGAGTGGTGCGCTCACTCTTGGCCCACCTCTGCCCTCTTTACAGGCTTTGTGGTGTGTTTGCTCTATGCGCCCGCTGCACTTGTGGTTTGCTTTACCTATTACCATATCTTTCGCATTTGCCAGCAGCACAACAGGGAGATCAGTGAACGGCGTGCACGGTTCCCCAGCCAGGAGATGGAGGCTGGTGAGGGGGGTGGCGGTGGACATCATGGAGGGCATGGACCAGATCGGCGCTATGCGATGGTGCTCTTCCGCATCACCAGTGTTTTCTATATGCTTTGGCTGCCCTACATAATCTACTTCCTGCTAGAGAGCTCCCATGTGCTGGATAGCCCTGCCCTCTCCTTCATCACCACCTGGCTGGCCATCAGCAACAGCTTTTGCAACTGTGTCATCTACAGCCTGTCTAACAGTGTGTTCCGCCTGGGCATGCGTAGGCTCTCACAGACGATGTGCTCCTTCAGCCACTGTGCGGCGGATGACAGGGACTTTGGGGAGCCTAAACCAAGGAAGAGGGCAAACTCATGCTCCATCTGA